CCGGATCCACCAGCAGGCTACTGGTCAACAGCAACGCGCCGGAGCCACCGGGCGTGACCAGAATGCGCTGCGGATCGACGTTCAACCCGTAGCGTTGCTGGTAGAAACCGCTGATCGCTTCGCGCAATTCGGGCAGCCCGCGGGCGGCGGTGTAGCGGGTCTTGCCGTTGGCCAACGCGGCCTGGCCAGCCTGGATAATCGGTTCGGCGGTGGTGAAATCCGGCTCGCCGATTTCCAGATGGATCACGTCGTGCCCCGCTGACTGCAGCTCATTGGCCCGCGCCAGCAACGCCATGACATGAAAAGGTTCGATGGCGCGACTGCGCGCACTGTAGGGCTGAGCCATTAGCCTTCCTTAGACGGTGAGGACAAACCTGGATTCTACCGAACCCTCGCATTAAAACATGCTCTATTGCCTATCCGGCCCACTTTACGGGCCGGGCAAGCGCCGGCAAAACGACTAAAATCAACATTCGAGACACCACATAGCCAGCCGCGACGGGGCCCTGCAGTTTGCAACCCCGGCGCGACAGGCTCGACAACCGGGAGTGGCGCACCCCGAATCTATCTGGTAAGTTCGCCCGCTTGCAGCCGCAGGGCCGGCAGGTGTCGGTGACGTTGCAATCCTGCGCAATGGATTAGAAGAGTGAGAGGCGGTCTATTCATGTCCACCCAAGCAAAGCAACAGCAGACTCAAGGCCTCGGCGGCTTCGAACCCTATGTGGAAAAAAAGGGCGAGGAGTACATGGGCGAGCCCATGCGCGAGCACTTCACCAAAATCCTGAACAAGTGGAAACAGGATTTGATGCAGGAGGTCGACCGCACGGTTGACCATATGAAGGACGAAGCAGCCAACTTCCCTGACCCGGCCGACCGTGCCAGCCAGGAAGAAGAGTTTGCCCTCGAACTGCGCGCCCGCGACCGCGAGCGCAAGTTGATCAAGAAGATCGACAAGACCCTGCAACTGATCAAAGACGAAGAATACGGCTGGTGCGAATCCTGCGGTGTCGAGATCGGTATTCGTCGCCTGGAAGCCCGCCCCACCGCGGACCTCTGTGTA
This region of Pseudomonas sp. MUP55 genomic DNA includes:
- the dksA gene encoding RNA polymerase-binding protein DksA, encoding MSTQAKQQQTQGLGGFEPYVEKKGEEYMGEPMREHFTKILNKWKQDLMQEVDRTVDHMKDEAANFPDPADRASQEEEFALELRARDRERKLIKKIDKTLQLIKDEEYGWCESCGVEIGIRRLEARPTADLCVDCKTLAEIKEKQVGK